A genomic region of Planctomycetaceae bacterium contains the following coding sequences:
- a CDS encoding NUDIX domain-containing protein, translating into MPRTSAGLIMFRLCGRDAEVLLVHPGGPLWKNRDVGGWSIPKGHVEPGEDFLAAAHREFTEETGLVAKGPFIPLSAVRERSGKMVHAWAFEGDCDVSTVVSNTFTMEWPPRSGKFAKFPEIDRAAFFTLEEAREKLHAGLDELIDQIEKKILGSRS; encoded by the coding sequence GTGCCAAGAACCAGTGCAGGCCTGATCATGTTCCGCCTTTGCGGCCGCGACGCCGAGGTGCTGCTGGTGCATCCCGGCGGACCGCTATGGAAGAACCGCGACGTGGGCGGCTGGAGCATTCCCAAGGGTCACGTCGAGCCGGGCGAGGACTTTCTGGCGGCCGCCCATCGCGAGTTTACCGAGGAGACGGGGCTGGTGGCCAAGGGCCCGTTCATTCCGCTGTCGGCAGTGCGGGAGCGAAGCGGCAAGATGGTCCACGCCTGGGCGTTCGAGGGCGACTGCGACGTCTCTACCGTCGTCAGCAACACCTTCACGATGGAGTGGCCGCCGCGGTCGGGGAAGTTTGCGAAGTTCCCTGAGATTGATCGTGCGGCGTTCTTCACGCTGGAGGAGGCGCGGGAGAAACTGCATGCAGGCCTGGATGAATTGATCGACCAGATCGAGAAGAAGATACTGGGCTCCAGATCCTAG